A genomic segment from Nicotiana tabacum cultivar K326 chromosome 9, ASM71507v2, whole genome shotgun sequence encodes:
- the LOC107772853 gene encoding purine permease 3-like: MEPKVNSKMKKFLLVMNCIFLAIGNCGGPLISRLYFIKGGKRIWLSSWLQTSAWPIILIPLAISYFNRCKSQGKISTTVENNNNNDNNNNTKFILMTPRIFIAAVGMGILSGIDNYLSAYGVAKLPVFTSALLIAFQLAFTAGFAFLLVKQKFSAYSINSIYLLTLGAVVLALHAKSDRPKGESKKEYILGFVLTLGAAALYGLILPLFELLYKKAKQTITYTLVLEIQAVYCFFATVVCTIGMIINKDFQAMSREAKAFELGEGRYYIVIVWSAIIWQCFFLGAIRVVYSSSSLVSAILITVLLPVTEVLAVIFYGEKFTAEKGVSLALSMWGFISYFYGDIKASKKTENQSTDD, translated from the exons ATGGAACCTAAAGTAAACTCAAAAATGAAGAAGTTTCTTCTAGTTATGAACTGTATATTTCTAGCTATAGGAAATTGTGGTGGCCCTTTAATCTCGCGCCTTTACTTCATCAAAGGAGGCAAAAGAATTTGGCTATCAAGTTGGTTACAAACTAGTGCTTGGCCAATTATTCTCATCCCTTTAGCCATCTCCTACTTCAATCGTTGCAAATCCCAAGGTAAAATATCAACGACAGTTGAGAATAACAATAACAACGATAACAACAATAATACAAAGTTTATTTTGATGACTCCTCGGATTTTTATAGCTGCCGTCGGGATGGGAATCCTAAGCGGAATCGACAACTATCTCTCCGCTTATGGCGTGGCGAAATTACCCGTCTTCACATCAGCACTTCTCATTGCCTTTCAACTTGCTTTCACGGCCGGCTTTGCTTTCCTTCTTGTGAAACAAAAGTTCTCTGCATACTCCATCAATTCCATTTATCTTCTGACACTTGGTGCGGTTGTATTGGCTCTCCACGCAAAAAGTGACAGGCCGAAAGGGGAGTCGAAAAAGGAGTATATTTTAGGGTTTGTCTTGACACTTGGAGCTGCAGCTTTGTATGGACTTATTTTACCTTTGTTTGAGTTGTTGTACAAAAAGGCAAAGCAAACAATCACTTACACACTTGTGTTGGAGATTCAAGCTGTGTATTGCTTTTTTGCTACTGTGGTTTGCACAATTGGGATGATAATAAACAAAGACTTTCAG GCAATGTCAAGGGAGGCAAAAGCATTTGAACTTGGAGAAGGCAGATATTATATAGTGATAGTATGGTCTGCAATTATTTGGCAATGCTTCTTCTTAGGCGCCATTAGAGTTgtctattcttcttcttctctggTTTCTGCCATTTTGATTACTGTTCTACTTCCTGTCACTGAAGTTTTAGCTGTCATTTTTTATGGCGAAAAATTCACAGCAGAAAAAGGTGTTTCTCTTGCACTTTCTATGTGGGGCTTCATTTCCTACTTCTATGGTGATATAAAAGCAAGCAAGAAAACAGAAAATCAATCTACTGATGATTGA